A part of Kineococcus endophyticus genomic DNA contains:
- a CDS encoding thymidylate synthase, which yields MPEQPPTPAVDTQYEDLLRHVLANGTPKSDRTGTGTRSVFGHQMRFDLSRGFPLVTTKRVHFKSVALELLWFLRGEGNVRWLQERGVTIWDEWADANGDLGPVYGVQWRSWPTPDGRHVDQISEVLQTLRTNPDSRRMVVSAWNVAELDKMALAPCHAFFQFHVADGKLSCQLYQRSADLFLGVPFNVASYALLTVLVAAEVGLEPGDFVWTGGDVHIYDNHVDQVREQLTRAPYPFPTLRVAPKPLFDVAYEDLEVVGYQHHPTIKAPVAV from the coding sequence GTGCCCGAGCAGCCCCCCACCCCCGCCGTCGACACCCAGTACGAGGACCTCCTGCGCCACGTGCTGGCGAACGGGACCCCCAAGTCCGACCGCACGGGCACGGGCACCCGCAGCGTCTTCGGCCACCAGATGCGCTTCGACCTCTCCCGCGGCTTCCCGCTCGTCACGACCAAGCGGGTCCACTTCAAGTCCGTCGCGCTCGAGCTGCTGTGGTTCCTGCGCGGCGAGGGCAACGTGCGGTGGCTGCAGGAACGCGGCGTCACGATCTGGGACGAGTGGGCCGACGCCAACGGCGACCTCGGCCCCGTCTACGGCGTGCAGTGGCGCTCCTGGCCCACGCCCGACGGCCGGCACGTCGACCAGATCAGCGAGGTCCTGCAGACCCTGCGGACGAACCCGGACTCCCGGCGCATGGTCGTCTCGGCCTGGAACGTCGCCGAGCTCGACAAGATGGCGCTCGCCCCCTGCCACGCCTTCTTCCAGTTCCACGTGGCCGACGGCAAGCTGTCCTGCCAGCTCTACCAGCGCTCCGCGGACCTCTTCCTCGGTGTCCCGTTCAACGTCGCCAGCTACGCGCTGCTGACGGTCCTCGTGGCGGCCGAGGTGGGTCTGGAACCCGGGGACTTCGTCTGGACGGGTGGCGACGTCCACATCTACGACAACCACGTCGACCAGGTGCGCGAGCAGCTCACCCGCGCCCCGTACCCGTTCCCGACGCTGCGGGTCGCGCCCAAGCCGCTCTTCGACGTCGCCTACGAGGACCTCGAGGTCGTCGGGTACCAGCACCACCCGACGATCAAGGCCCCCGTGGCCGTGTGA
- a CDS encoding dihydrofolate reductase, translated as MIGLVWAQSRNGVIGVDGRIPWRIPEDMAHFSALTTGATVVMGRATWESLPPRFRPLPDRRNVVLSRTAGYDAPGAEVVADLDVALGLRTDVWVMGGQAVYAAALARADVLVVTEVDLDVAGDTHAPAVGDPWRRVEEGQWRTSSAGPRFRVVTWRRADRPDRPDGANH; from the coding sequence ATGATCGGTCTGGTCTGGGCGCAGTCCCGGAACGGCGTCATCGGGGTGGACGGCCGCATCCCGTGGCGCATCCCCGAGGACATGGCGCACTTCTCCGCGCTCACCACGGGCGCCACCGTCGTCATGGGCCGCGCGACCTGGGAGTCGCTCCCGCCCCGCTTCCGTCCGCTGCCGGACCGTCGCAACGTCGTCCTGTCCCGGACCGCCGGCTACGACGCCCCCGGTGCGGAGGTCGTCGCCGACCTCGACGTCGCGCTGGGCCTCAGGACCGACGTCTGGGTCATGGGTGGGCAGGCCGTCTACGCCGCGGCGCTCGCGCGCGCCGACGTGCTCGTCGTGACCGAGGTCGACCTCGACGTGGCCGGTGACACGCACGCACCCGCGGTCGGTGACCCGTGGCGACGGGTCGAGGAGGGGCAGTGGCGCACGTCCTCGGCCGGGCCCCGCTTCCGCGTCGTGACGTGGCGCCGGGCGGACCGGCCGGACCGGCCGGACGGGGCGAACCACTAG
- a CDS encoding DsbA family oxidoreductase gives MEIWSDVVCPWCYIGKRRFESALRDFEHADDVEVVWRSFELDPTTETVHEKADGPSDAHLRRLSAKFGQPVEQVAPMVAHVDAMAAAEGLEFHQDISVPANTVKAHQLLHLAAERGVQGAVKERLLRANFTEGEPVGDDETLVRLVAEAGLDADEARAVLAEDRYLDAVRADIAEARALGARGVPFFVVDRTYGISGAQPTEQFAQVLRQAWAESHPLTLVGDQDADACGPDGCAI, from the coding sequence GTGGAGATCTGGTCCGACGTCGTCTGCCCGTGGTGCTACATCGGCAAGCGCCGCTTCGAGAGCGCGTTGCGCGACTTCGAGCACGCCGACGACGTCGAGGTGGTGTGGCGGTCCTTCGAGCTCGACCCCACGACGGAGACGGTGCACGAGAAGGCGGACGGTCCCAGCGACGCCCACCTGCGCCGGCTGTCCGCGAAGTTCGGCCAACCCGTCGAGCAGGTGGCGCCGATGGTCGCGCACGTCGACGCGATGGCGGCGGCCGAGGGCCTGGAGTTCCACCAGGACATCTCCGTCCCCGCCAACACCGTCAAGGCCCACCAGCTGCTGCACCTCGCGGCCGAGCGCGGGGTCCAGGGCGCCGTCAAGGAGCGCCTGCTGCGGGCGAACTTCACCGAGGGTGAGCCCGTGGGTGACGACGAGACCCTCGTCCGCCTCGTGGCCGAGGCCGGGCTCGACGCCGACGAGGCGCGCGCCGTCCTCGCCGAGGACCGCTACCTGGACGCCGTCCGCGCCGACATCGCGGAGGCTCGCGCGCTCGGCGCCCGCGGGGTCCCGTTCTTCGTGGTCGACCGCACCTACGGCATCTCCGGCGCCCAGCCCACCGAGCAGTTCGCCCAGGTGCTGCGCCAGGCGTGGGCCGAGAGCCACCCGCTCACCCTCGTCGGCGACCAGGACGCCGACGCCTGCGGCCCGGACGGTTGCGCCATCTGA
- a CDS encoding TerD family protein has product MGVTLAKGGNVSLAKVAPNLDEALVGLGWDVRTTTGLDFDLDASALMLGANGKVLSDGHFIFYNQLSSPDGTVRHTGDNRTGEGDGDDESIEIDLRSVPANVDKIVFAVSIHDAEARRQSFGQVVNAFIRLVNRVDGSEVVRYDLSEDASTETAMVFGEVYRYNGEWKFRAVGQGYASGLRGIAQDFGVDVS; this is encoded by the coding sequence ATGGGTGTGACTCTCGCCAAGGGTGGAAACGTCTCGCTGGCCAAGGTGGCCCCGAACCTCGACGAGGCGCTCGTGGGCCTGGGCTGGGACGTGCGCACGACGACGGGCCTCGACTTCGACCTCGACGCCAGCGCGCTCATGCTCGGGGCGAACGGCAAGGTCCTGTCCGACGGGCACTTCATCTTCTACAACCAGCTGAGCAGCCCCGACGGGACCGTCCGGCACACCGGCGACAACCGCACCGGTGAGGGTGACGGCGACGACGAGAGCATCGAGATCGACCTGCGCAGCGTCCCCGCCAACGTCGACAAGATCGTCTTCGCGGTGTCCATCCACGACGCCGAGGCGCGCCGGCAGAGCTTCGGGCAGGTCGTCAACGCCTTCATCCGGCTCGTCAACCGCGTCGACGGCAGCGAGGTCGTCCGCTACGACCTGTCCGAGGACGCCTCCACCGAGACGGCGATGGTCTTCGGGGAGGTCTACCGCTACAACGGCGAGTGGAAGTTCCGCGCCGTCGGTCAGGGGTACGCGTCCGGGCTGCGGGGCATCGCGCAGGACTTCGGGGTCGACGTCTCCTGA